The DNA window cggagccggccaaagaagttagtccgccgtcgccagcaacatccaatgcgcttggcaacacgtaacgttgggacgcttactggaagaagtcgtgaactgacAGACAGTCTCAggaaacgccgtgttgacatatattgtgtacaggagacttgctggaaaggctccaagtcaagggaattaggcaatggctacaagctcatctaccacggcacatcaaatcgcaacggcgttggtatcatattgaacgagtcgtttagaaatagcgtcacagcggtggatcgactataggatcgcttgatggctgtaaaagtagatacagaagtggaattgcgagtcgtatctgcttatgcgccacagatgggctgtagtgaagaagaaaaggcgtgcttttgggaagatctggagcagtacgtccaatccctggaaggcgaagaagtacttttaatcggaggagacttcaactgACATGTCGGTCCTCGGAAGGACGGATTcaagagttgtcatggtggatacggctatggagctcgtaacgacggcggtttgcgaatcctggagtatgctgttgcaagtgacttgatcattgctaacaagcagtatcggaaaagaaaa is part of the Necator americanus strain Aroian chromosome V, whole genome shotgun sequence genome and encodes:
- a CDS encoding hypothetical protein (NECATOR_CHRV.G18901.T2), whose protein sequence is MSTMCSSEARTYPRSDAHCPRPGNVANMRGLPARGRSRPKKLVRRRQQHPMRLATRNVGTLTGRSRELTDSLRKRRVDIYCVQETCWKGSKSRELGNGYKLIYHGTSNRNGVGIILNESFRNSVTAVDRL